In Pempheris klunzingeri isolate RE-2024b chromosome 5, fPemKlu1.hap1, whole genome shotgun sequence, the DNA window TCTGGTGGCAGCGCTCAGCAGAACTCATGAAGACAACGACTTTTATTATACCACCGTTGGCTTGTTGTTGTACCTTGAAAAGATTACAGTTGGTGTTTTTAGCTCCTCTGTGGCCAGctatatatataataacagGCGGATTTCTATTTTGGTTGCTCCtaatgacaaacaaaaaaaatattttataccTTTAATTCAAGggctcacttttttttttatttccccgAGTCAGAGTGGGATGAAAAAGCATTACATAAGTACAGTATAAATTACAGAGAGATCTGAAAAATAACGTGTGATGCAATTAGGTGTGCATAATGTAATAGGCACAACTGCTGTCAGAGTCCTTGATCTACCTCCCACACTGCTTGTGTAACAGAGGCAGTCCAATTTGTACACGTTGGCACCTGTACAACCAAAATCATTCAGACCTGGGTCAAATAGGATTAgcaaataaaatagaaactattataaatatatatgctCTGTATGCTCTCTCATATGGTTGCATGTCTTAGCAGCCTGTCAAGCTCCTCGTTTCACCCTCCCTGCTTAGCTAAGGTTCGGCTCTTTAAAACTCTATGCTAACAGTTTGTAGCACAGGTTTTCTGCTTTCTCATTTTTTAGTCTCCACCCCCAGACCGcaataaccctgatgacatcactatgacatcattgGGGTTACAGTCTCAGACTTGAGAAAGCGCCCGTCAGagtcacagaggacattatACAACTTTCAATCAAACGATTTacagaaaaactgtttataGTTTTCTGACACAACTTGAAACGGGGAAGTCTCGTGACGATCGTGATGATCATTATCATGGAATTGTATCAGCTAAAATAAATTTGACTGACTAATTAACGTCAAATCCGTGAGTAACTTGATAACTAGAACAAAATTCAACTGGGTTGTTGCTCTGTACTTTATGGAGGACAAAGACGCATCACTCTGTAACACCAGTGAGTGAATTTGTATCTCCAACAGCTCCACCAGAATGCCTGATCTTCTCTCTAGCTGATAGTTTTGAGTCCGTATTTGGATCAAGTAGCTTGTAAAAATTAAGGTGGGTTGAGTTTAAAAGGTTACTGCAGTTATTTCAAGGTGTCCAATGCATATTGAATCGGCACTTAAGTAAATATCAGATCAGACTTGGTAGCAGCAGATATTAAGGGACACAGATCAGGATCCTGACCATAAAACACTAGATCGGGACATGAAACATTCCTCATGTGATGAATCCCAACCATCAACTGCTTCAAGGTTGCTCAACTGTCTGTTAATTGAGAAATCCTCTATGTGTAAGCTTGGGTATACACCTCTGCTTTCACTACTTGACATATtgctcacacacgcacacacacttcgGGGCTCTCCCTCTGCGAGCTGTGATCCGGAGCCAGAGGCGGCCATCTTCCCAGGAAcaactctttgtttttctctccttcagctCAGTCAGCATCCCTTTGAGTTACAGCTCTGCAGAGAGCTCATTGTGTtggtgtccacacacacaaacacacacacatgcagccagaAAGACAGCAAAGCAGAATGCTCCATTTATTTTCCCATTACAGCCTGGGTGGTTTATTCTACAATAGTTTTACATGCTGTTCGATCTCAGCTTGCTcacttttagtttttcttcactgcgcacataaaaacaaagatgcTGAAATTCCTGTGGAGATGGAGGATCATTGTTGAGTTGAAGTGCAGTTATGATGAATGAAATTTTTGTTGTAGGTCCAAATATCATACAGAAAACACCCAACTACACAACAGCTCATTGTGAACTTTACAGAACAGACTATAAACttgaatatttctttaataataGTCAACCTTCAAATTTTCTGGGCTTTTTGCTAAAGGAAAGTGGCCTAGCGTAAGGCCACACCATACGTCTTGCTCTGTGGTATTTCAGGGCTCATCACAGATGCATAATTGAATTGACTTGCATGGGTGAACTTAATTGCCTCCAGTGCCAATGAGCCCTGGCTTAGATGTAGGAGCACAGTCTGTATCGGCAGATCTGACTTTTAAAGCAGCACGGCGCGCTAGCGAGCACGGCCGCCCTCACACAGCCTATATGGGCAGGATTTAACTAGGGGGTGATTCAAGACTATTCAGCCAAGCCGTTTGAGTCACTGCACCTCCCTACAGTAGAGGGCCCCGATAAGGAGTGATTCATGAGCACTGTCTACTGCGAGGCTCAGTGCAGCAgggcacaacaacaacaacacacatgcacaaggcagccacacacacacacacacacagggacaaaaaaaaaaacaacacacacacagggaagagagggagatgcttgttatctctcttttttttttttttactttcactcACCCACACAGCAAACATGTCCACTCACATGGACCAAGCTGGTGTATTACTCTAAAGAATGCAATAACACTTTGAATACtaatttacaatatttacaaTATCATTCCTCCACAGCTATTTATAGTCCTCCGTGTGGGATGAGATCATATCCACCTCTCCTCAAGTTGTTCccaaaagaaaatcaaacacgTAGCTGTGTCTCCATCTAGTGGTAatgaactgacacacacaccagagggtcAACTGTCCTTGAATCACACTGTAAACGCCATTCTACAGCATTTTTGGTTTGGAGGTGTCCAATGCAACCCAAGTCTTTGGGAGGAAAGCAATACACCATTTTATGCTTCATCTCTCTTTATACACCGGCCTTATCCTGTGCCAGGAGGGTGCCCGTGACTGTGCTCCTGTGTTATTTGCCTTGTCATGATTATTTGCATTTGTGGAAAACCAAATCCAGTTTTGGGAATCACCTCAAATGACATTAAGCCTACTCTAAAGCCACAACGTCTCATTTCTGTCCACACTGTGCCCAGTGCTGCTGTTCTGCAGTACCTTCAAAACAATGAATGGACAGAAACGGAAACAAGtgaatgaacagaaacaatgaaaaatgtcagTTCAGACTGTCAAACTGTATTGTTTATTCAGGATAGATGCATTAGCAGAGAGGCAGGTGAATACTCAGACATTAGTCTGTGTTCACCAAGGCACCCGCTTTCAACCGTACACTAAAATTAACTGGATTGCActtctaataaaataaatgcaaatgtataCCATGTGGCATGACAATTTATAGTCTTAGCTGGATGTGCCTAATAAAATTGTCTCAGGCAATCAGGGGATTTGAAGTGCCAACTTTATGGTTGGTTACCTGGCTGTCAGTCTAATGATGAGATCATATGCAATAATTCAGGGAGGTACTCGGGTTATAAAGTCACCAGATTTATAGCAGTAATCCACTCACGGGACATAAAGAAGACCTGAagccagaaacacaaacacggCGGTATGAACGAGCAGAGACCATTTAGTTAAACACATGATGCGCCGGCGCACATGAGCAAGCAATTATGAATCTCGGATGTTTTAACAGTAGTTTTGTTTAATCCTGTGTTTACTGTATTacgcacagatacacacacacacacacacacacacacacaccagtctcACAGGTAAGGCAGtgcaccagcagctcctgacaGATGAGAAGcacacagctgctggaggaggagtgaAAGTGACCTGAGATGTGATCACCGTCTCCATTCACCATGATATTCACCAACGTCAACAAGACTGAGCCAGCGGTAGGAGGCAAGTACAATCTGAGCCTGACATACTTTTATCCACATTCACGTCTACGTTTACTCTAAACATTCTAACATGTTTTAAGACCAAACTGTCACAATTCTTAATAATTTCATGACATGATACCCAATTTTTTCGTGTCGTATGCTTATAGAATCATTACTTGCAGTATAGCCGTATCATAACAattcctgtgtgttttaatacTTTCATCGCACGTGTTAGATTTCATCATCACAAAATTGGATATAAAAACTTagcattttctccatttcaGGTAGACATGATCAAGGTTAAAATGTGCTAAAAGTAAATTGTTAAGATCCGCTCACCTGAACCAAATGAGCGTATCATGTCTGATTAAGTGCAAACAGAGGCTGACATAGAGGAGACAGTAAATCAGCAGTCCCTAGGTTTTATCGTTCATTGTTTTCAGACAGTCACGTATTCTATTCCTGGACAAGCTGGTGATGCTCAGAGGCTATGGAGACAGCAACTGTAAATATACAAGACCCTGGCAGAGAGTGGGTGACCATATCTTACTTACTTAAGTACTCTCTGAGAGCACAGCTTACCGGCAGAGCCAATAAAACAGACTACAGCCTATATTGTTCTGGAAGTTATTAAATTCTTGAAATATACCACCTATAAAACCCCAGCTTGCTTACGCAGAATTTAGCATGTGCATCATGtggatgtctttttttaatatgttattAGACAGGACAGCTTAAGAGTGACAGGAAACACAGGGGTGAGCGAGGGGGaggacatgcagcaaagggcaaAAGGTGAACTCAGGCCACTTTAAAAAGGACAAAGTCTTAACGGTATGCACTCTACCAAGGCCAGTGTTCACTTTCTGCAATATCTGCACAAAAAAACTACAGTTACGGTATGGTTAAGATTAGGCAACCAAAACACGTCAAGTCTGGGAAGATCGTACTTGTGGTTTAGTAAAAGCACAAAATTTAATTGCAGGTCTATGATAGGATGCGAAACCCTGACCTCTGCACCCTTTTTTCCCCACCATGCTACATATATGGAATATTGCATTGTGCATTGGTATGGAGCATTGACATTGGATGCAAGTCGTGAAGTGCAGAATCAAATATGGAAGTAATTcctaggctttttttttttttgcaacctGTCCCTCGAATGCCCTCCAAGCATTTTAGTATTGCACTCACATACTTCTCAAAACATGAATATTCTAAGAGTAATGTAGTTACAAAACTGACTCAACCTACTTTCCTTAAATCCCAGAGGATTTTCTGGTGTTCCTGAACCGGTCAACAGTATTCTGCAGCCAGTTTGAGAACGGCAAGTGGTATTGCTACATCCTGCTGGTCCTCTTCACTTTTGCCCTTCCTGTGGGGATCCTGGGAAATGTAGCAGCTGTAATCAACTACACCTGCCTCACGAAAACCTTGAGCGCCAGCAACGTTTTCCTGTTGAACCTGGCTCTGTGCGACTCAGCCTGGATCCTCACCCTCCCCTTCACCCTCTACTTTACCTTCCAGAGGCCGTACCTCAAAGACATACAGATCTTCTGCCAGTTCAAGAAGATCTCCTTCAACATCAACATATACGGCAGCATCCTCTTTCTCACTCTTATCAGTTTCGATCGCTATGTTGGGACGGTGCACCCCATCAGCTCTCTCCGCTGGTGGGATGTGGGTAAAGCCAAGCTGTGCTCAGTCTGCACGTGGGTCCTGCTGGTCCTGGCTTCTATTCCGGACTTATTTGCAACTTTTGCTGTTGGCCGACCAAAAAACGTCACTGTGTGCATGGACCACATCCAGGGCCCTTTTATGTTTGTCAAGACAATCACCATTATCAGAACAACATTAGTCTTCCTGCTACCATTCAGCATCATGCTGGGTTTTTACATCATGACTGTTCGAGTTCTGAGGCGTCTCCCGAGGAGCAGGAGGCACAGAGGAACCCAGCGGACGGGAGGGAAGCCTCTGAGGCTCATCACTGCAGCCATACTCGTCTTTGTGATTTCCTTTATGCCGTACCACGTCATGGTCATCACCTTGGTTTTCATGAGGATCCGTAACCAGGTCACGCCCTCCAACACCAACATCCTCTATGCCTCCTATGAGTTCTTTGAGGCCATGTGCAGTGTAAGTAGCTGCCTGGACCCAGTGCTGTATATTATGGCTAGTGAACAGTTCCAGAAGAAGCTGCTGGCCTTGAAGAGACACAGATACATGACGCTGTGCTGCAGAGCCAGCAGGAGGATTGGGGTAATTGGGTGAATCCAATGggcgagtttttttttttgttggttacCTTAAATTGCCTTGGCCGTATCACCATAACATATGTGCCAGTAGTAGATAGTAATGGTACAATTATCTTGGCCTAAAGTATGCTGGTAAATTTAAACTGGGGTGAAAAAAATACTACTGCTGGCTGATTTGCTACCCGTGTGTAATCAAGGACAAACCACatcatgatgttttttttttcatttttaattaaagaattGTTGATTCTTGGCAATTGTTTGTGTTATCCAGCCAATAGTCAAAAACCAAAAGTCAATCATCAGTAAATGTCTGCCATTTTGCTTAACAGATTTGTAGAATCTATGCCAAGAGGCACTGAAGCTGGTCTGGCAGCTTATTGACAACTTACGGTGTCATTTTTTCCCTCAGTTTGCCTGACATCAGATTACCTCTGCACCTGCATCATAATGCACAGACAAAGGCGATTGAATACACCATCCTATTACTTATTTGGAAAGGTAGTGGGATTAAGTCCTGTTATAGTCCTGTCCAAACAAACCAGCAAAAACACCCACAGCTGTTCAAATATCTTGACTGCAGTGCAGTCAACTGCACACCACACATGGAAAACGTGATCAAAGTGAACAATGAAAGAAGTAAACACCAGGCCCggaaaaaccaaaacatggCTCACGTTGGGTCACCCGGTAAGCGATACGATCATATCCATATTGATTCTTGAACTACTGATAGCGCAGATCTATCTTCAGCTATCTTGACCACTGCTCTTTCCACATAAGTCATCAGTctgcacacactgtgtgcaAACTGTGAGGGCAGCTCCACTCTTTTTGAGCATGTGCTTTCATCTATTTTAGGTTCCTCTAGTGTACGCAGCTCTACTGTATCCTGTTTTGATTTGAAGCATCAGAACAACAATCCTGCCCTCCTTAGGGATCCTAACCCAGAGTGGAGAGAGACTTAGCGATAGCACTGCCTGGATCTTAGCATTTACAGAGTAGCATCCCTATTCATCACATCTCTGCTGGGCCGCAGCATCACAGAGAAGTTTGGGAATAGCCATGACTGCCTCCACCCGTGTCCCCAGGGCTGAACTCCTCTGTAACTAAGTGTCTGGATAATAAATCAGAGGTGGGAAGTGACAACAGAACTCCCTCCGCAGGGAGGCTGCAGCAAGTAGAGCCAAGACACAGAGAGCTGGCTACTGGGCCACTGTACCACTGTACCTGTTCCACTAAGAA includes these proteins:
- the LOC139201118 gene encoding P2Y purinoceptor 1-like; this encodes MIFTNVNKTEPAVGEDFLVFLNRSTVFCSQFENGKWYCYILLVLFTFALPVGILGNVAAVINYTCLTKTLSASNVFLLNLALCDSAWILTLPFTLYFTFQRPYLKDIQIFCQFKKISFNINIYGSILFLTLISFDRYVGTVHPISSLRWWDVGKAKLCSVCTWVLLVLASIPDLFATFAVGRPKNVTVCMDHIQGPFMFVKTITIIRTTLVFLLPFSIMLGFYIMTVRVLRRLPRSRRHRGTQRTGGKPLRLITAAILVFVISFMPYHVMVITLVFMRIRNQVTPSNTNILYASYEFFEAMCSVSSCLDPVLYIMASEQFQKKLLALKRHRYMTLCCRASRRIGVIG